ttaggtgccattcagccagttccaactcatagcaatcctacgtacaacagaacgaaacactgcccagtcctatgccattctcacaatcattgctatgtttgaggccattgttgcagccactgtgtcagcccatctccttgagggtcttcctctttttcgctcaccctctactttaccaagcatgatgcccttctccagggactgatccctcctgataacatgtccaaagtatgtgagaagtagtctcgctatcctcccttctaaggagcattctgactgtaccttttccatttgttcattcttctggcagttcatggtatagtcaatattcttcaccaacatagtTCAAAAGCAGCAATTCTTTttgagtcttcttattcattgtccagcttttgcatgtatatgaggtaactgaacataccatggcttggatcaggcgcaccttagtcctcaaagtagtatctttgctgtttaacactttgctgtttaacactttaaagaggtttttgcagcagatttgctcaatgtaatatgtcctttgatttccatgggcgttgattgtagattcaagtaaaatgaaatccttgacagcttcaatcttttctctgtttatcatgatgttgtttattggtccagttgtgaggatttttgttttctttatgttgagatgtaatccataccaaaggctgcagtccttgatcttcatcagtaagtacttctagtcctcttcattttcaacaagcaaggttgtgtcatccgcatatcacaggttgttaataagtcttcctccaatcctgatgctgctttctttttcatataatccagcttctcagattatttactccgCATACAGACaggataaatatggtgaaaggatacaaccctaatgcacatttttcctgattttaaccacacagtattcccttgctctgttcaaatgactgcctataagatatattttatatattatatataatatattattttatgtattatagAAAGAGAGACTACATGCTAGCTATTCTATTAAGCAAATGGTAGGGCTGGAATTTACTCTCAAGTTGTCTGGCTCCAAAGCTCTTggccaatattttttttaaaaaaaaattcttattaggAGTGAGTAAAAgacaagagggaaaaaaattgtaaCAATTGATAAACTTATGAACCTCCTTCATAGCAGGCCAAATTTTTTTCTGCAAAATCTTGAGATTCTATAGCAGTGATCAAATAATACCCACGAAAAGGAGGCATGCCACATCATTTAACCTTGCACACCCACATTTGGTCATAACTTTGCAAATGCAGTTTGGTTTGCAGCCTCCAGGCCTgcctggtaatttacttccaCCTCAAGCATCTCttgggataataataatagctaacatttggtcagtacttactatgtgctggaCATTGTTCTAAGTGTTTTGTTCTTCCTGTCTTGAGTAGCTGGAACATACGTGAGAGAATTAGAAGTATTTACACTCTATCTTTGAATATCTGTAAGACCACTGTACAGTGACACTCACTTCCACATACCAACTCAGCCTGGAATGAATGCAAAAAGTTTCCTTCGACTTACTCTGACACATTGGACTAACGACTTCTCTAAGACAAAACAACAGGTTTATTCTTAGTTTAAATTTATTCAGATATGACATTCTGTAATTAATGATCTGGCTTTTCATTACCAGgcaattacccacgataaccaaAATACTTCTGGTTCTGAAATCATATTACTAACAGATGGGGAAGATTCTGAAATACGTTTATGCTTTGAGGAGGTAAAACAAAGTGGTGCCATCATCCACACCATTGCTCTGGGACCTTCTGCTGCCAGAGAACTGGAGACTCTGTCAAATATGACTGGTAAACCTTTGGAACATATTATTGTTTGGGATATATAGGTAGcataaaaaatacatttccaGTCTCACTCATTCCAGAGACTTTTTCCCTATTCTAAAAATTAacctactttgttcttcccttGTCCTTCAAATTAATATCTACactctcaatttcttcatatatctcatatatatgtatatacatacatatgcatctATTTCTCCTAATATTAGTCAACATATgctgtcttctttattccttgcCCATTTTCTGCCAATGCCACTAAACTGAAACTTCTTTCTCCATGTTACTgatgacttgttgttgttgttagttgccactgagtcaattccaacaaacTTACCCAATTGCAATTTCAAAATTATTACTCAGTATTTGTCCTGTTCAGTCCCACAGCGGAGATTCATGccgatttcacagatgaaaaagtaGAAGCCTAGAAAGTATAAAGGATTTGCTCAAGGCCACAGTTAGAGTACTGATTAGCAATTCAGAACTCTTTCTACCACCATACTCTACTTCCACCTCACCAATTCTTTCTAAACCTTagtttgaaatatttattttatttctcctttctatCCAGTCCTACTACTACAACCTAACCCTGCCTTTACAATCTCTGCCTGGGCTACTTCAATAACATTCCAGCTGGTCTTTCTGCCATTTATTagttcaataaatatgtattgataGTTGTGTATGTGGCAGGCACTTGTGTTAATTCTTCCTCCCACAATACATTCTGTCCCAGCTCCTCACAACCAAGTAATATCTCTCTTCATCATCTCCtgtattctttattttctgaaCTTACAAATATTTACTTCATTCTAAACTGTCATTCTCTCTCTAATTGTTTTAGTATATCTTAGACACATTTAGAAAACAAGTAGCTGATTTGGAAGAACTGttgtaaatttcatttttataacattATTTAGTGATTAGATAAATTTTGTTAATGTGGCAGGCATTTGCACCTGGTGGTTGcttgatataaaaacaaaatgtgggCTGTTCTCTGAAGTTCCTTTCATTCTTACTTATTTTAAGCAAGGTTTTAGTTAGTGTAGGACTACATCTGGGACACTAATATTCTGAAAATTCCTGAGATTGTGGGAAATTAATCTTTGcaagcttaaaaataaatttaagctATATTGATGagaacacaataaaaatatgAGCTTCTCATTTAAAACCAGTGTTccaaaagcaaataaaatttcatttcagGAGGATATCGGTTTTATGCCAATAAAGGCACAAGCGGCCTTATCGATGCTTTCAGTAGAATTTCATCTAGAAGTGGCAACATCTCTCAACAGGCTATTCAGGTCACTATAccaggaaaattctttgattgTCCACATTTGCAATAAATTTATATTATCGTAAATATTAACTCTAGTAGTGATTAAtaaatatggctgctaaccaaaaggttggcagtccgaatctaccaggtgctccttggaaaccgtatggggcagttctactctgtcctgtagagtcactatgaggcggaatcgactcgagagcaacaggtttgtttttttttttctctaatacaTAACTCTTATGCCTGAAAACATTCCAGGTGTTCAAGAAAAACATCCTTACTGAGTTTGTTTTTCCATGACAGTCACAGCCACCTTTTCTTTTGCATTCTTCTACTctttataattataaattaattCTTAGTCATTTTAATTGAAACCTTAAAGATAAAATTACCCTGAGCTGACTAAACATTGAAATTCTATTAACtataacaacatttttttttttttttataacaacaaaTGGATTTTGTTTATGGTCTTGTTTTTACTTATGTTACAGCTGGAAAGTAAAGCCTTAAATATTTCAGGAAGAAAATGGATAAATGGTACAGTGCCTGTGGATAGTACAATTGGAAATGACACTTTCTTTGTTGTCACATGGACAATGCAAAAACCAGAAATTCTTCTTCAAGAtccaaaaggaaggaaatacaAAACCCCAGATTTCAAAGAAGATAAACTAAATATTCGATCTACCCGTCTTCAGATACCAGGTATTGCAGAGGTAAGTTTATTATTTTCTCCAAGCTTTATCAATCTCTTTTCTAAGGAGAATAAGAAGATAACATCCTATATATTGGCAAGATTAAAACAGGCCCCCCATCATAAAAAAGCAGCCAATTAGAATAACTAAAGATTCATACTATAGAGCTACTAGTTTGTAAAACTGGGTGTTAAAAATCATTaatgtggtgatggttgcacaacattatgAACGTATTTAATGCCACTGAAATGTactcttaaaaatggttaaaatggcaatgtTATGTtagatattttaccacaataaaaaaaaaatcattatttctcTGCTtaaatttctaaataattttatattccaAAGAGTAGAAAAATATTACCAAAGCTCTTAAATAGATATTTTCGATTTTCAGACAGGCACTTGGACTTACAGCCTTCTAAATAATGATATTAACTCTCAAATGCTAACAGTGACAGTGACTTCTCGAGCAAGAAGTCCTACAACACTCCCAGTGATTGCAGATGCTCACATGAGTCAAAATACAGCACATTTCCCTAGCCCACTGATTGTTTATGCACGAGTCAGTCAAGGGTTTCTGCCTGTTCTGGGAATCAATGTGACAGCCATTATAGAAAACGAAGATGGACATCAAGTAACATTGGAGCTCTGGGACAATGGTGCAGGTAATATGAATCTAAATCAATTTTCACTGAACTTAAAATTCTACTACAGTCACATGACTTAGAAGTCAATATTTCCTATGTATGCTCATTAATCATATTTTAAAGAAAggttattttcaaagtttttaaaCTTCTTATCCAATTATCTTGACAAGTCACAGACATAAGCATACTTACCTTCTAGAAATTTtatgaacaattttatttttcccacagaacttgagtatagtttttatctattttctttaaTGTCAGTGTTTCACATATGCTTTCTCTAGTTTTagttatttttccttatttttgatcAGCTTCTTTTatgacataataaaaataatgttgtgtgccattgagtcgattctgactcatggtgacctgataggacagagtagaactgctccatagggttacctaggctgtaatccttacaggagcagatcatcaggttttttctcccatacagcagctggtgggttcaaaccaccaacctttcagttagcagctgagctcttaaccattgtgctaccagggttccaataATAACAGTAAAAACAGTAGCTAACATTAATTGAATGCTTACCATGAATTAGCCTTTCCAAAATCACAGGGTTAGTAAGTGGCCAAGCCAGGTTTTGAACACAAAAGGTACTTAAAACATTGTTCTATACTATCTACCAAATTGTTGCCATCACTAACGTTTACAGTTGTGATTGTCATCTTTACTTCCTTCAGTGGCTAATCACTACATTTCAATATCAAGGTGCTGATACTGTCAAGAATGACGGCATCTACTCGAGGTACTTTACAGATTACCATGGAAATGGTAGATACAGTTTAAAAGTGCGTGCCCAGGCAAGAAAAAACACAGCTAGACTAAATTTAAGGCACCACCAGAATAAAGCTATATACATACCAGGCTACGCTGAAAATGGTAAGTGGCATCAAAACAGATATGTGACATTTGTTTAGataaattatatatgacaagcatTAGAAATCTAATGTATTATGGAAAACCTATGTTTATAATTATGCAATCATCTGCAGGTTCAGAACCTTATCCATGGACAAAGCATAAGACTATGCTTTTAGGTGTTTTGCATGCATCTACTTCAGTTAATTtcattcacattttttaaaaaatttacatgcTGTAATTTTATtagcattttgtgtgtgtgtgtttagtagtattttggtttttttaggagccctggtggcacagtggttaaaagtgctcggttgctaacctaaaggtcagcaattcaaatccaccagccgctccacgggagaaagacgtggcagtctgcttccataaagatttagagccttagaaaccctatggggcagttctaccctgtcctatagggtcactatgagtcagaatcgactcagcagtagtgagtttggttttgcgTTAGTTTTTTACAACTGCTGTAACAAAAGTACCAAAAAATGGATGGTTTAAAactacagaaatttattctctcacagttctggaggcttgttgttgctgtgtgccattgagtcaattttgactcatagtgaccctataggacagactagagctgcctcatagggtttcttaggctgtaatctttatgggaacagatcaccaggtcttctctcccacagagctgctaatgggtttgaactgctgatctgtagctgagcgctttaaccattgtagaagtctgaaatcactGTGTTAGCAggaccatgctccctctgaaagtTCAAGGAAAGAACCATTCCTTGACtcttcttagcttctggtggttgctgacaatccttggcattccttagcttgcaacagtccaatctctgtcCCCAATGTCATGTggccttcttccctctgtgtatgtctgtgtatcCGAATTTCCCTATTTTTATAAGGACAGCAGtctttggatttagggcccactttAATCCAGCATGATCTCATCTCAAcatgattacatctgcaaagaccctgttttcaAATAAGGCCACATTCGCAAGTTCCAgatggacatgaatttggggggcggGGGATGATAGTCAACTCAGTACGTGTAGcaagcactgtgctagatgctggagttaaaagataaataaaacacagtCCTTGACCTCAAAGAATTTACAGTCTAGTAGTAGAGGCACATAGGTAAGAAAAGtagctttaatatttttttaatgtcatttttaaaaagacacaaaacaaGCTTTTTCATTAAAGCTGTTACTTTTTCTATATGCTACCAATCAATATTAAACCTCTACAGCTGCAAGATGAGCTTACAAGGAACAGACATGGCAatataaaaagttataaaattgctttttttcGGTAGGTACAATTATAGCAAACCCACCCAAACCTGAAGTCAAAGATAATGTGACAAAacctggaggaggaggagacaTCATTAGAGTAGTGTCTGGAGGGACGTTTACTGTATCAGGAGTTCCTGCAGATAATCATAATCCCACTCCCATGTTCCCACCTGGTAAAATTAAAGACCTTGAAGCTAAATTTAAAGGAGATCATATTCAACTTTCATGGACTGCTCCTGGAAATAGCCTTGATAAAGGAAAAGGTAAGTTTGATATGTTTTAAACTATGCTAAAAGAAATCACATTGGCTTTCATTTGCTAAGACTTTTCTAACATCCCACTGATAAATAACATTTATGGAGTGTCTACTATGGGCCATTATCCACTTATTCTCAGGTGTGAAAACTGAACCTCCAAGAGATAAATAACTGTCCCAAGTTATATCTATATTAGTAACTTAGCTAAAATTCTAAACCAGCCTTGTCAGTGTCTATTGTGCCAAACTACCTCTCAAAATTTGAACTATTACTTTGAGAAGACCAAGTTAACAGCTTCCATTGCATTCTTTTCTTCCTAATAGGGAAAACTTTTTCTAAGTATTTCCGTACTTGAGCAAGTCATTCATTAATTCACCTTTTTTGAGTTTTCAAACACTACTAGGTACCTAAGAAATGATTCCTACTCTCAATAGTCAACTGAGTGCAGAAGATACACAAAAAAACAGACAGCTCCATACAGTGTGATGAGAGATATGCTGTTGTGAGCACACAATGGTATGACAGCCTATAGGAAGGCACCTAACCTGGTTGGAGGTTAAGATCACAAGAAATACATCTTAAAAGGCTTCCCAAAGGAGACTAACCCCTATCTGAGTATTGAAGAATGAGAGAAGTTAGCCAGGTGGGGTGAAGGGTCCTAAGGAGAGGATCACATGCTGAGAAACCTACTAGTTTGAGAGATTTGGCCATGGAGTTTAAATAAAGTTCAAGGccaaaatatttcatttattcaaaGTTCCTAATAATAAATTACTCTTATTCCAGAAAGTTTAAATGACTTCTGTCTTTGCTTTAAATTTAACTGAATTCAATTAGTATTCATTGAATGCCTAACATATGCCAGTATTGTGAGTAAATTCATATGTGACAAAGCCAATCTTGttgttttccctttaaaaaaGGGAATATGAAAACAATATACAATGTTGATATATGTATTATCTCAGAGGCTGTGATGGCTGAAATGCCACATGTTCAGTTCTCTTTTTCCTGGGTTACAAAAAACCAGTCACTGTACACTCTGAAAGGAAAAGGtgcttttttaaatctttcattcATTATATAGCATTTTcaaagttatatttattttttattgtcattattatacaaggaaaaaaaatcattcaaaatcCCAAGGAAACACAGAAATACAAATGCCCATGAAGACCTTTTTTTATAATTCAGTGTTAAAAATTCATATCATAACAGCTACTGAAATACATAATTTTCCCATGTACGACCCTTAAACATatggcagaataaaaaaaaataacaaaaagtacCAGTATTACCACTTTTCAAGTCACAAATTAAACTGCCTGACCAAGAGCTGAGTTCTATATTCAATTCAGTCAAGAAAAAACTTTAGTTCAGTTCAATTATATACTAAGGACAtgatgcatgaagaaagcaaaagctcattaaaaagggaaaaaaaaaaaaagaccaaaatggatgtcagaagagactttgaaacttggtcttgaatgtagaataaataaagcgaatggaagaaatgatgaggttaaagagctgaacagaagatttcaaaggtcagctcaagaagataaaataaagtattataatgaattgtgaaaagacctggagttagaacaccaaaagggaagaatatgctagGTATTTCCTAAACTGAAAGAGCTGAATTAAAAGTcccaagccttgagttgccatactaaaggattctacaggcaaaatactgaacaatgcaggaagcatcaaaagaagatggaaggaatacacagagtcactgcaccaaaaagaattggtggacgttcaatcatttcaggaggcagcatacgatgaagaacagatggtactgaaggacgaagtccaagctgcactgaaagcactggtgaaaaacaagtcttcaggaattaacagaataccaattgaggtgtttcaacaaatggatgcagtgctggaggtgctcgcctgtctgtgccaagaaatttggaagacagctacctggccgactgactggaagagatccatatttgtgtccattgaaaagaaacgtgatccagcagaatgttgaaattatcaagcaatataattaatatcaagcACGTAAAACTTtgctaaaaataattcaaaaacagttgcagcagtacattaacagggaactgccagaaattcaagccagattcagaagaggatgtgcaacagggatattatcactgatgtcacaaggatcttggctgaaagcagagaagacaagaaagatgtttaccagtattttattgactatgcgaagtgtagatcataacatagtacgggtaacattgcaaagactggcaattccagtacacttaattgtactcatgcgggagtacatagaccaagaagcagtcattcgaacagaacaaagggatactatgtggtttaaaatctggaaaggtgtgtgtcagggttgtatcctttcaccacacttactcaatctgtatgctgaacaaataatctgagaagctggactgtgtgaagaagaacacagcatcaggatcggagggaggaagtctcattaatgaTCTGTgacgtgcagatgacacaaccttgcttgctgaaagtggagaggacttgaagcacttactgataaacatcaaagattacacccttcagtatagattacacctcaacataaagaaaaaaatcctcacaactggaccaataagcaacatcatgataaacaaagaagaggttgaagttgtcaaggatttcattttacttggattcgtaatcaaggcccatggaagcagtagtcaagaaatcaaaagacgtattgcactaggcaaatctgctgcaaaagacctctttaaagtgttgaaaagcaaagatatcactttgaggactaaggtgcaaatGACCCAACTCATGATATTttaaatcgcctcatatgtatgcataagctgtacaatgaataatgaagaccgaagaagaattagtgtctttgaattacagtgttgatgaagaatattgaatataccatggactgccagaagaatgaacaaatctgtcttggaaaaatacaaccagaatgctccttagaagcaaggatggcacgactttatctcacatactttggatatgttatcaggagggaccaatcccgggagaagaacatcatgcttggtaaagtggaggtcagtgaaaaagaggaagaccctcaacgagatggactgacatagtggctgcaacaatgggctgaaacaggatgcctcaggactgggcagtgttctgttttgttgtacacagggtcactacgagtctgaaccagctggacagcacctaacaacagacagGCATTGAGAAAGAGAGAATATCATTTTACATAATCACAAATGCCTAATATAGGTGGGACCAAATATCTCTTTccttgtgacaaaaaaaaaaggaggtaataaaaaaaacaaaaaacaaaaccctttgccatcgagttgattagacttatagcaaccctataggacagagtagaactgccccatagggtttccaaggagcacctggtggattcaaaggccaaccttttggttagcagctgtagttcttaaccactacactaccaggatcTCTGGAAGAggtaacaaaccaaaaccaaaccaaacccagtgccgtcgagttgattccgactcatagtgaccctacaggacagagtagaactgccccatagagtttccaaggagggcctggaggattcaaactgccgaccctttggttagcagccatagcacttaaccactaaaccaccagggtttccaatagttgCTATCAAATGTTACCTTCAGGAATTTCAAAAGTAAGGCTGTAGCAGTATCTTAAAGAGTAAATTAACCATCCATATAATCTTAATGAACCACTTAGATTCTCTGGGGCTCAATTTCCACATCTGTCAAATATGCAAATTAAACTAGATGACTTAGAATTACTAAAACTAGTACATATAACTGTAATGTTTTATGATTCTGTAATTCCATCATTTTAGGTATCAACTTAATAACTGTGTGGTTGGCCAACAAGTAATTAAAGAGATCAAGTACATGCCCAACACAGTACCAGGTACCCTAGATGATGCAAAAGGAGTATAAAACAATTTTTGCCCTCAATACCATCTACTTGGAAAGAGAAATCCTACACAAAACAATcaggaaaatataaatataccATTTTATGCAACAGGAGTTCATGGAAGAGAGTCATCAGGGTGGATAAAATACTTGGACAAGACTTGAGGAAGAAGCTGGGCCTCAGGTTGGGCCTTGAAGAATGAGTAGAATTTGCATAGATAGGGACAGGGAGCCACATTCCAGGGAGTGctggcagggagggaaggaaCCAAATAATAAGATCAAgatcaagaaagcaaaaatttgtattaaaataagggggaaagagacagaaggagagagagaaaaagacccACCTAAACATAACAGGGGGTGTTGTTTAAAGAGTAGTAGAATTGATTGATAAGGTCTGTTTATGGAGAAATTAGAATGTTAGGCAGAGGGcctgaattttaaaaaacaaaacactaaatcCACCTTATTCACCACACACTTGAAATACCTTCAACAtttcatgaaaaaataaataaaggcttCACTTCAAAAAGGACATTTGATATTTTATTGCTTATAATATTTCAGAATGTGAGACTTTATTTTTACATCCACGGCTCTGATAGACTTCAAAAACCAGTTTGAAATGTAACATTTATGTCAGgaccctcctttcctttcttgataaaataatgataattataATAGATAGGATTACAAACCTTTATCAAATCCCAGATACTAGGGTAAATACTCTTCATGTATTATCATATATAATCCTCACCACTAGAATAACAGACatgcagtaaatatttgtggaatgaattgaATAACTAAAtctctattttacaaataagaaaactgaaggtAAGAGAAGTTAAATTTTCCTTGGTTACATGGCTAGGTTGTAGCAGAATTAGGGTTCTAATTAAGGTCTGCCTAGATCCTGAGCACATGCTTTTAATTAGTATGCAATCTAGCCCCTctgtctctttttattctttattcttaTCCCTGTCTCCCGCTCTATTTAtcttctctattctgtcctatttctCCCTCTCAACTTAATGAGTCATAATACAGATCTGGGTTACTGAAAATCTTTACTATGCTCCTTGAACATTATTGTGTTCTTTGTTCCAAATTAAAAGGTGGATTCAGCTCTTTATATCTTTATTTCTAAAAAGAAGTCTAGATTCAgctttttttaatatgatttgaATTAATTGCTTCTATTTTTTATAATCAGATAATCTTAAATAGAAAACTTTTCACATACTTGCCCTTAAAATAAACAACATAGAATAACCAGAGAGGAACTACATCTAGAATTTTCATAACTAAACCTAGCGTGCATTTCTGATAGGCCCCTAAATGTAAGGCAGTGTGGTAGCAATAAGGTATCCTGGTGACTTTATTACACATGAAGTATCTATTTGTATTCCAGCCAGCTGCTATGTTATGAGAATAAGCAAGTGTTTCCTGGATCTCCAAGAAGATTTTGACAAAGCTGCTTTAGTGAATACTTCTAGTCTGACACCTAAGAAGGCTGGCTcagtagaaatttttgaatttaAACCAGAatcttttaaaatagaaaatggcACCAAATTCCACATTGCAATTAAAGCCATCAATGAAGCCAATCTCAC
This DNA window, taken from Elephas maximus indicus isolate mEleMax1 chromosome 3, mEleMax1 primary haplotype, whole genome shotgun sequence, encodes the following:
- the LOC126071351 gene encoding calcium-activated chloride channel regulator 1-like; this translates as MVSSLNIILGIAFQLLLGVKSSMVNLNNNGYDGVVIAINPSVPEDEKLIQNIKEMVLEASTYLFHATKQRVYFRNVSILVPMTWKTKPEYLIPKQESYDQADVIVADPYLKYGDDPYTLQYGQCGQKGQYIHFTPNFLLTDNLPIYGPRGRVFVHEWAHLRWGVFDEYNVDQPFYISRRNTIEATRCSTHITGLNVVLKECKGGSCITRPCRRDSLTGLYEAKCTFIPEKSQTAKESIMFMQNFNSVVEFCTRKTHNTEAPNLQNKMCNHRSTWDIIMGSDDFQNVSPMKGMDPPAPPTFSLLRSKQRVVCLVLDKSGSMAAEDRLIRMKQAAELYLIQIIEKGSLVGMVTFENVAQIKNYLTEITDDNAYQKITANLPQEASGGTSICNGLKAGFQAITHDNQNTSGSEIILLTDGEDSEIRLCFEEVKQSGAIIHTIALGPSAARELETLSNMTGGYRFYANKGTSGLIDAFSRISSRSGNISQQAIQLESKALNISGRKWINGTVPVDSTIGNDTFFVVTWTMQKPEILLQDPKGRKYKTPDFKEDKLNIRSTRLQIPGIAETGTWTYSLLNNDINSQMLTVTVTSRARSPTTLPVIADAHMSQNTAHFPSPLIVYARVSQGFLPVLGINVTAIIENEDGHQVTLELWDNGAGADTVKNDGIYSRYFTDYHGNGRYSLKVRAQARKNTARLNLRHHQNKAIYIPGYAENGTIIANPPKPEVKDNVTKPGGGGDIIRVVSGGTFTVSGVPADNHNPTPMFPPGKIKDLEAKFKGDHIQLSWTAPGNSLDKGKGNCYVMRISKCFLDLQEDFDKAALVNTSSLTPKKAGSVEIFEFKPESFKIENGTKFHIAIKAINEANLTSEVSNIAQATKFIPSQKPSAPNLCTNISAVSLAVWGLAVIAIYILNWKLY